aattaactTGGTATTATCACTTACAATGTCATGTTCTGGTTGGCACGGGTTGTCATGTCGTGCTTCTGAAACAGCACTTTCCATTCCTAAAGATGAATatgataataaatatataatagatAAATGCACTGAATCTGACTTTTCAGTAGGAGTATACTGTTATAAAATCCTAAAGGtggaaattaataaattagtcaGATAAAATATAGAGATTAATTGAGTTTAATGAGGTACACAAAAGAACAACAAGCACTATAGAGACATAGATGTTTTTCTTTAGAATGTATGCTATTATTAATAAActcattaataatttaaaaaatgactgatAATTTTACTCTGGAACCTGCATTGCAAAAGTTTGTCTGATCTTGTACATAATatgcataaatacatttgaatcTTATATGTCAATGTAACCACAGAACTTTTTCATTGTTCACAACACTTACCTTTACATTGTTGATGTACTTTTTGTTTGCAGATGAGGACAACATTTCCAACAGCAGAAATGACCAAGCAGACAATTATTATCGCCATTGCAATGAATACTGAATGTGCTGTTTGcactagaaaacaaacaaagacaatcaTAATGTcatcaacatatttttaaaattgcttCCATTATTGAACACCAAGTCATACCAATTTCCACTTTAGTGCCATCTCCCAAAAATATCTCTCCACATGTGGCCACAGCACAGTAGTAAGTCCCAGCATCAGAGGAGCTGATGTTCTTGGAGAAGCGATAAACACAGCTTTTCTGTGAGTCAGATCTCTTGTCACATTCATCACGTCCATTTCCATCAGCGTAGATGATCTCTGGATGAGATTTATCTGATCCGGCTCTGAACCAGTACACACTGTGATCTCCTGGACACGTCTTATTGTCAGAGTCCGAGAGGACTAAACACTGGAGAGTCATCAATTCTCCTGGACGGTCTGGATCAGATACTGTTGTCCCCTTAATGACAGTATAGTTTGATGTCCGCCAAGTGTCTCCTGCGCGATACAAAACTGTTAACAATTTGATCTCCAAAAAAATTTTCAAAGCTTAAGAACCACAGAAATAGAATATAGCTCAAATATGAATTTCAAATGCTTAATGAAAGTTTAAAACTTTGTTAAAGTAGATCACATTATTACCTTTTACTAACAGATATGTTCCACTCCATTCAGGATTAATCCAGGCTGTTACTGCACAGTGATACATTCCCTCATCCTCTTGAATTGTCCTCAAAATGGTCAGGTTGCTAATATTCTTATCAGTATTTACCTTTAATCTTGATTCAGAAAACTCTGGTGCATACTCAGGTTTTGCAGATTTCCACAGTGTCATAATTAATTTCAGAGTATCCCCGGCACGCTGCTTGTACCAGTGGAGTTTTCTACTGCTCAGCTCTTCATCAGGCAAAACACACGTGAAGGTCGCAGAGTCACCGAGTTGAACAGTGGTCACTGGAACCAATGTATCTGAGTGAAatgaaaatacacaataaataaaataatagttaGTGTATGCTGTGGAAAAGTTATAATGCATATTGGCATTTCAATTTCTAAAAtgacataataaaataacacttacaACCTTGATGAAGAACAAACAGTGTAACCCATAACAGGATCATCTTGACATTGTCTCTTGTTAAGAAACTTAACAAGTTTCACTGAGTGAAGGAGGTGAGATGGTCGTGATGCATCAGACCATCATATACATCTGATTGGTTATCACAGAATATGCAAAGTACACTTCCTGTCACATTGGTCTCATCCTGGTGTTTGTGCATATTACCTACTGAACTATACAGAAAATGTAAACTCAAACAACTAGATATTTGggtaatattttatagttttatcATTGCATcgatttaatttaacattatgtTAATTTTAgatttacatgaaaaaaaaatcctctcaTGAAACATAACACAACCCTCTTATATGCAGGttcataacattttttaaattgaaatgtacaaatattattaatttgtttCAAGTATTAAAGGTTCTTTGTGTGCATACACTGTCACATTGTCTCATCCTGGTTTTTGTGCATATTACCTcacttatttttaacaaatatctTTCTCTGAGTGATTTTTTTGATTAGAGAGATAGAGGTGTGGTCTTGTTTTTGAACCTTAGttattaaaacttaatttataCCTCTTCTCAGAACTGTGTGTACAAACTGTACTTGACCTATGCTCACCTTTGTGTTGGTTTTGTCTCACCTGTCAGCGCAGGACAGCATTCACCATAATCATGCTTACTACTATATCAAGTTAGATGACATCATGTAATTTCCAGCTTAGCACCCAACTTTCATGTGCGTATCTTTGTAATTGGCCAGGGTACTTGAAATCAcctgtgtgttgctttcaaAAGTGAGATGCAGActcacagagaaagagagagagaggagagagagcttAAACGTCTCCATGCATGcagtaaagtcacagcaaatataGTGATACATCTAatcagcaaaactaaaaactttaGTTATAGACTTGACAGGACAGACTGAAGAAAGTCTCCAGAGGGAACACAATTCAATTTTTAGCTTCTGAATTTTTTCTAAGACAGTTCTGATGGAGCGCAGGGTTTATCAGGAGGACAGTTGCTTTACTCCAAACTATTTCACTGTATGACCTCtaggatgtgtagaagaacacagaacattaattaacattagattAGGTTAGGGGTATAATCAAATTTgatcaaaacattattttctgctCTCTAATTACATCACTGCCATCCTAtgttgaaaatgagatgataaAAAGAAGATAAGGTTTACAGTACAACCACGGTCTTAAATTACGAGTAAAATCATCAGTCCATCTGCCACTTTGGCAGATACAAAAAACGCACAACAAAAAGTCTCGTGAGGTTAGCACGTTGTGGCAATCATCCCTGCACACACCCAGAAATATTTaccatataatatatatatataagcagctggttagcttaccAGCAGCGTACCGGCCTGACTACAGGAGGTAACTCCAGTGGTGTCAGAGAAGTTTGTCTATTAGATGCAAGAGTAGTCActaggttttatttttgttggacAACTTCTATATTGAAattcaaactgagtattttttattcagttagCTGTAAACCCAAAGGTGAGGACTTTGTTGAGATATGGATTGAGATTTAAAATGAACTGTAGATTTTGTATTTCGCCTCGTCTGTAATACGCTGTGGTGAACCTCAAGTTcttgtgtgctttgtgtttcttgtgaGTGGTACCTCTGAAATACCTGGTTGGTAGTGAGGTGGACTGCACCACTCTCCCAGTATCCCAGGAACACAGTCAACTGGAAGTGATTAAGATTTTCTAACCTGCATATTTTTATCTGAAGAATATAATTTAGAACAGCCCAGTGTAAATTCAGTAATAGTAACAGTAATAGTAGCAGTAAATTCTTTCATGTACTTTCAGCTGTATTTAATACTACAATTGTTGCTGGAGTTTTGACTCATACACAtactacacaaaacaaaagtccTCCAGTACTTTCATGTACATTTTTTGCTGTgtactttctcacacacacacacacacacacacacacacatacagacattaaatggacagaaataaacatgcatTCACAGTGACAAACAAATGGTGCATGGAAACTTAAGCATTGTTGTGGTTGGGCTTCAAACTAAGGTGTTAAGAAAGAGCAgctttccttccttctctttttttggcCTCAGAAAGTTTGGTTTGAGTGATGTTTTACCTGTTTTAAGAAGGCAAGAAGAACAACACTACATCACTAATTATTATCAATATATACTGTAGTGTCTAGTAGTTTAAGGGTACAGGaggttagacacacacacacctacccaTGCTAAGTCATGACTGTGTTTACTGAAGTTTTCTGTGGCTTTTTTCTTGGTagtagttgtgtgtgtatgtgtgtgtgtgtgtatgtgtgtgtgtgtgcaaattaaaacaaagatTGCAAATGTATACGGGTATAGACTTgaatgcatatttgttgtaggTTTCgcattatatacatatacaacaacaactttaaatgttaacagtcaataaaaactaaatcaaTCAATTTGTTCAACTTAAATTGACCTGCTGAAGCCTTGTGCAGCTCTTCCCTCACTACATATCCTGTTGAAGTACATAGTCAGGTCTGTTCTGAGTAAATAGCCTCGATGGTTGATCAAATGTGGCAAAATGGCCAACCACAGCCTGTCTGTTAGTGTAGCTGCTGCATGTGGTTTTACTTGTGCAGACATGTAAAAGGCCTTTATAAAGTACTGCGAGACCAGAAAGATGGAGTGGGGTTATTAATTTGAGTAGTTATCGTCTAATATTGTTTACatagtatattttatttaacatgttttctaacaggggcggcacggtggtgcggtggttagcactgtcgcctcacagcaagaaggtcgtgggttcaaaccacAATCCccctctgtgtggagtttgcatgttctccccgtgtctgcatgggttctctccgggtactccggcttcctcccactgtccaaagacatgcagtctaggttaattggcgaccctaaattgtccttggTTGAGAGTGGTTGTTCATCTATGTGTGtaacagatattttaaaaaattgtgtCTACAACATGAAATGCTCTatgcatatttttgtttgtcatgCTGCTGAGATGGAGATGTATCATGGTTAGCAGTGGTTGACAAATATATAGCAGTTCTatgaaggttacgatatggtaaccctagttctataagcacaggcgaaGCCCTCTACTgaactctatgggtactacctcctccaatcacacgcaagcacttgcccactgaaattttatcgagagaacgagagaaagagatgtcggcagggtggcgtgtctgtttatgtaacacgATTTCACTGACGATGAGCTAGCAACGTGCCCGTGCGAGTTCTTGTGGGCACGCTGGGAATGCAGAGTTAGAGtagactgctgcattgcccagtttccACGGTAAGAACAGTTTGTTTCTGGGCTGTCACGTCGTGGAAGCGGACCATTATGGCCACGCAGACTCGGCGGTCAGGCTAGAGAAATGGACGCCTGGGCGTCACCCACCCTCTGACTTGGTTCTAACCGGGAGAGCGGCGTGGGCCATGGGGCGAGCCATTAGCTTTGCGTTGGTGAGCGCAGCGGCGCGTTCTACACAGCTAGCaatgtgtaatgtaatgtgtttctaatcaacagtttaacattcacaagcatcaccatAGTGTACACAAGCATcacatgttagaacagtggcttcgtgaacacaaggccgcagGGCGAACCCTTAGCCTCCCCCCATGAGTTTGTTCTTTGATGAGCANNNNNNNNNNNNNNNNNNNNNNNNNNNNNNNNNNNNNNNNNNNNNNNNNNNNNNNNNNNNNNNNNNNNNNNNNNNNNNNNNNNNNNNNNNNNNNNNNNNNAACTCAATCACACAGATCGAAGTCAGCAGAAATCTGTCAACGTGAAACAAACTCCAGAGACAGCATCAGTCCAGTCAGGAGGCACATTGACTCTCCAGTGTTCACTTCCCTCCAAGAATAAAGGAAACACATCTCAGTGTCCAGGTGAACACAGTGTGTACTGGTTCAGAGCTGAATCAGAAAAATTCTATCCAAGCATCATTTACACTCCCAAGAAGAGCAGTGAAAAACAAGTGGAAAAGAGCTGTGTCTACAGTCTGTCCAAAACTATACAGAGCTCCTCTGATGCTGGGACTTACTACTGTGCTGTGGTCACATGTGGAGAGATCCTGTTTGGTGAAGGAACAAAAGTGGAGACAAGTATGTTTTTAAAGTCTTTAATGTCAAATGTGAATCTTTAACACATCTTAACTATTAACGCAGGTCAGATTTGTcagattaaaatattatgttatTCGATAAAAACGCAACAGTCATGGCAGCCATTTAGATATGTCATAGCATATTGTAATGAATTAGCTTTCTGATGGCTTCCAATTAGTTGTTCCAGTTCAAAATGGACACTATAAAAAGCTCCAGTCATCaagttttaaattaatttaacaactaTTTCATTATGTGAGTATAATTTTGATACATTATGTTGTTCAAAAACGTATAAGGACTATCaataattcattgatatatttatgtatatatgtagAAGGTAGAagattgtttatttgtcattatacagctcAAAATATATGCATAACACAATTAAATTTGTAGTTCATGTCAATGTCTAATCTATGTGCATAAGTTCCCTTTCAAATTGCATACTTAAGTCAGACAGAATCAAAGATCTGTCATATGTTAAATGTTAGACAAAGAAGAagtttttgaaaaacaaattgttgttgcctttatttgataggccgggggacagagagaggtaatgagggagagagagagggggcgcAGATTTGACTCGAACCTGGGTCgctgcagtaaggactcagcGTTGCACATGTGTTGCACACTCTACCAACTAAGCTATCCACATTCACATCCACtatccattttctttttaaattgttcTTTTCATGCCTTTCTtatatttgttaatttattcTCATTAGGCATGTTGACAAAACTGCATTATTGCTTAATACTGCTCTAGGTAGTCACTGAAATTAACTAACGTGAATGATGTGAATAATGATTTGCCTCTTTTGACATTTTTCTAATTGCAGGACCAGAACTCGACTCAATTGTTGCCATTGTGCTCGGGGCACTGTTAGCCTGCTGTGTGATTGTGATTGTTCTCCTTGTATTCCACATAAATCGAATCAGAGTTTGCGAATATTGCAAAGGTATGTTCCTCAAATgttcttagatttttttaatgcattgaTCTATGCTCATGTTCCAACATGAAATTGTCCTTTATGTGTCACCTACATTTGCAATTATAAACTATTGAATAACTTTTTTGCACTTTAGGTAGTAATTTATCAGTTTTAGTAATGTTATGTATGCATTATGGTAACATATGTAAAAGATACCATGGCAACATTACAAGAGTCTAATCTTTTTCACCctttaaataatcaattaaagaaaaataagacacattaatgtaattttataaGCTCACCATACATTTTGCATGTTGAGTTTCGAAAACAAATAACTACAGTTTTGTGGTAAATTTGGAATAAATAGAATGAATTTATCTAAGAAAAACTCAACGGGTAAACTTCAAGATTACTaccttaaaatacatttatggcATTTATCCAaacattctgttttcatttgacAAACTTTATGAAAAAGAGTAACacaatatgtgtgtttgtctaattGAAATCACACAAAGCTGTTACACTGataacattatattaaataatactTAAATTCTAGTAGTATTAAGTTATGTCATACTCTGATACCATACACGAGTTGGATGTGTAACAGATACACGAGTTGGATGTGTAACTGTAAAGACTTTCTAAGCCTTTGCTTTTATCAGCAGAAGCAAAGAGTGCCTACTGTAACCCTGGACATGACAGGTCAATAATGGATCAATCAACTGAGCTGGTAAATATGCTTATATCTTTGACAACTGGCACCAAACTGAGAGGCAAAAAGCATCCT
This portion of the Micropterus dolomieu isolate WLL.071019.BEF.003 ecotype Adirondacks linkage group LG19, ASM2129224v1, whole genome shotgun sequence genome encodes:
- the LOC123957814 gene encoding uncharacterized protein LOC123957814, with protein sequence MTLWKSAKPEYAPEFSESRLKVNTDKNISNLTILRTIQEDEGMYHCAVTAWINPEWSGTYLLVKGDTWRTSNYTVIKGTTVSDPDRPGELMTLQCLVLSDSDNKTCPGDHSVYWFRAGSDKSHPEIIYADGNGRDECDKRSDSQKSCVYRFSKNISSSDAGTYYCAVATCGEIFLGDGTKVEIVQTAHSVFIAMAIIIVCLVISAVGNVVLICKQKVHQQCKGMESAVSEARHDNPCQPEHDITDDDDKLNYAALNFSEKKTRGKKKREFAEDSVYSQVKC